The proteins below come from a single Burkholderia humptydooensis genomic window:
- the grpE gene encoding nucleotide exchange factor GrpE, producing MENTQENPTDQTTEETGREAQAAENAAPAAEAALAEAQAKIAELQESFLRAKAETENVRRRAQEDVAKAHKFAIENFAEHLLPVLDSLEAAVGDTSGDLAKVREGVELTLRQLTSALEKGRVAALNPVGEKFDPHLHQAISMVPADQEPNTVVAVLQKGYTIADRVLRPALVTVSQPK from the coding sequence ATGGAAAACACGCAAGAGAACCCGACTGACCAAACGACTGAGGAAACCGGTCGCGAGGCGCAGGCCGCGGAAAACGCGGCGCCGGCTGCCGAAGCCGCGCTCGCCGAGGCTCAAGCCAAGATCGCCGAGCTGCAGGAGAGCTTCCTGCGCGCGAAGGCGGAAACCGAGAACGTGCGCCGCCGCGCGCAGGAAGACGTCGCGAAGGCGCACAAGTTCGCGATCGAGAATTTCGCCGAACACCTGCTGCCCGTGCTCGACAGCCTAGAGGCGGCGGTGGGCGACACGTCCGGCGATCTCGCGAAGGTCCGCGAGGGCGTCGAGCTGACGCTGCGCCAATTGACGAGCGCGCTCGAGAAGGGCCGCGTCGCGGCGCTCAATCCGGTCGGCGAGAAGTTCGATCCGCACCTGCACCAGGCGATCTCGATGGTGCCGGCCGACCAGGAGCCGAACACGGTCGTCGCCGTATTGCAGAAGGGCTACACGATCGCCGACCGCGTGCTGCGCCCGGCGCTTGTGACGGTCTCGCAGCCGAAGTAA
- the hrcA gene encoding heat-inducible transcriptional repressor HrcA encodes MLDPRARTLLKTLIERYIADGQPVGSRTLSRYSGLELSPATIRNVMSDLEELGLVSSPHTSAGRVPTPRGYRLFVDTMLTVESPIDSDAVTRLVQTTLQAGEPQQKVVAAAASVLSNLSQFAGVVLTPRRSHVFKQIEFLRLSDKRILLIIVTPEGDVQNRMIATQRDYSPAQLTEASNYINAHFAGLSFDEVRRRLREEIDQLRGDMTALMHAAVTASTEEPDDEETVLISGERNLLEVADLSSDMARLRKLFDVFDQKTSLLQLLDVSSHAQGVQIFIGGESTLVPIDEMSVVTAPYEVNGQIVGTLGVIGPTRMAYNRVIPIVDITARLLSLTLSQQ; translated from the coding sequence ATGTTAGATCCACGCGCACGAACCCTCCTCAAGACGCTGATCGAGCGGTATATCGCCGACGGTCAGCCGGTCGGGTCGCGCACGTTGTCCCGTTATTCCGGGCTCGAGCTGAGCCCGGCGACGATCCGCAACGTGATGTCCGACCTGGAGGAGCTCGGCCTCGTGTCGAGCCCCCACACGTCGGCGGGGCGGGTGCCGACGCCGCGCGGCTATCGCCTGTTCGTCGACACGATGCTGACCGTCGAGTCGCCGATCGATTCCGACGCCGTCACGCGGCTCGTGCAGACCACGCTGCAGGCGGGCGAGCCGCAGCAGAAGGTCGTCGCGGCCGCGGCGAGCGTGCTGTCGAACCTGTCGCAGTTCGCGGGCGTCGTGCTGACGCCGCGCCGCAGCCACGTGTTCAAGCAGATCGAGTTCCTGCGCCTGTCCGACAAGCGAATCCTCCTCATCATCGTGACGCCCGAAGGCGACGTGCAGAACCGCATGATCGCGACGCAGCGCGACTACTCGCCCGCGCAGCTCACCGAGGCGTCGAACTACATCAACGCGCACTTCGCCGGCCTGTCGTTCGACGAGGTGCGCCGCCGGCTGCGCGAGGAAATCGACCAACTGCGCGGCGACATGACGGCGCTGATGCACGCGGCCGTCACGGCGAGCACCGAGGAGCCCGACGACGAGGAGACCGTGCTGATCTCCGGCGAGCGCAACCTGCTCGAAGTGGCGGATCTGTCGTCCGACATGGCGCGCCTGCGCAAGCTGTTCGACGTGTTCGACCAGAAGACGAGCCTGCTGCAACTGCTCGACGTGTCGAGCCACGCGCAAGGCGTGCAGATCTTCATCGGCGGCGAATCGACGCTCGTGCCGATCGACGAGATGAGCGTCGTGACCGCGCCGTACGAGGTCAACGGCCAGATCGTCGGCACGCTCGGCGTGATTGGCCCGACGCGGATGGCGTACAACCGCGTGATTCCGATCGTCGACATCACCGCGCGCCTCCTGTCGTTGACGCTCAGTCAGCAGTAA
- the hemH gene encoding ferrochelatase, producing MRFDLEPPSHASAAHRVAVLLVNLGTPDEPTPRAVRRYLAQFLSDPRVVEIPQFVWQLILRTLILPLRSRASAKKYAAVWLPEGSPLRVHTERQVESVKPLFAANGYRVIVDYAMRYGTPSIADMLAQLKRAGAERVLLLPMYPQYSSSTTATAFDAAFAALGRMRNQPEVRTVRHYADHPAYVHALAEQVRQYWAAHGRPAFESGDKLVLSFHGVPKRTLDLGDPYHDQCQQTAALLMSALGLTTFECRVTFQSRFGKAEWLQPYTAPTLKELGTAGVRRADVFCPGFTADCLETIEEIGIEGRDEFLHGGGKEFHRIPCLNASPAWIAALGEIAAENLQGWPVRVATAPEAVT from the coding sequence ATGCGTTTTGACCTCGAACCGCCGTCGCACGCGTCGGCCGCCCACCGCGTCGCCGTGCTGCTCGTCAATCTCGGCACGCCCGACGAGCCGACGCCGCGCGCGGTGCGCCGCTATCTTGCGCAGTTCCTGTCCGACCCGCGCGTCGTCGAGATCCCGCAGTTCGTCTGGCAGTTGATCCTGCGCACGCTGATCCTGCCGCTGCGCAGCCGCGCGTCCGCGAAGAAGTACGCGGCCGTCTGGCTGCCCGAGGGCTCGCCGCTGCGCGTCCATACGGAGCGCCAGGTCGAGAGCGTGAAGCCGCTGTTCGCGGCGAACGGCTACCGGGTGATCGTCGACTACGCGATGCGCTACGGCACGCCGAGCATCGCCGACATGCTCGCGCAACTGAAGCGCGCGGGCGCCGAGCGCGTGCTGCTGCTGCCGATGTACCCGCAATATTCGTCGTCGACCACGGCCACCGCGTTCGATGCGGCGTTCGCCGCGCTCGGCCGGATGCGCAACCAGCCGGAGGTGCGCACGGTGCGCCACTACGCGGATCACCCGGCCTATGTCCACGCGCTCGCCGAGCAGGTCCGCCAGTATTGGGCGGCGCACGGCCGGCCGGCATTCGAGTCGGGCGACAAGCTCGTGCTGAGCTTTCACGGCGTGCCGAAGCGCACGCTCGATCTCGGCGATCCTTACCACGATCAATGCCAGCAGACGGCCGCGCTCTTGATGTCCGCGCTCGGCCTGACGACGTTCGAGTGCCGGGTCACGTTCCAGTCGCGCTTCGGCAAGGCCGAGTGGCTGCAGCCTTATACGGCGCCGACCCTCAAGGAGCTCGGCACGGCGGGCGTGCGGCGCGCGGACGTGTTCTGCCCCGGCTTCACCGCCGACTGCCTCGAGACGATCGAGGAGATCGGAATCGAGGGGCGCGACGAGTTCCTGCACGGCGGCGGCAAGGAGTTCCACCGGATTCCGTGCCTGAACGCGTCGCCCGCGTGGATCGCGGCGCTCGGCGAGATCGCCGCCGAAAACCTGCAAGGCTGGCCGGTGCGCGTCGCGACGGCGCCGGAAGCCGTGACCTGA
- a CDS encoding RNA-binding S4 domain-containing protein, with the protein MNFKISTAPGARLRIDKWLWAARFFKTRSLAADAVEKGRVKIGGAAVKPAKEVRVGDRVDVTIEHVVWEVDVLGVCDVRGPASVAQTLYAETEAGRAKRVAELERRRHFREPSAELHGRPTKRDRRIIDRFSNGG; encoded by the coding sequence ATGAATTTCAAGATTTCGACTGCACCCGGCGCGCGGCTGCGCATCGACAAGTGGCTCTGGGCCGCGCGCTTTTTCAAGACCCGCTCGCTCGCGGCCGACGCCGTCGAGAAAGGGCGGGTGAAGATCGGCGGCGCGGCCGTCAAGCCGGCGAAGGAAGTGCGCGTCGGCGACCGGGTCGACGTGACGATCGAGCATGTCGTCTGGGAAGTCGACGTGCTCGGCGTGTGCGACGTGCGCGGGCCGGCGAGCGTCGCGCAGACGCTCTACGCGGAGACGGAAGCGGGGCGGGCGAAGCGCGTTGCCGAGCTCGAGCGGCGCCGGCATTTCCGGGAGCCGTCGGCCGAACTGCACGGGCGGCCGACGAAGCGGGACCGCCGGATCATCGACAGATTTTCGAATGGGGGCTGA